The sequence AAAAGACATGGGGGTATCGCAAGCCTACATTACGCTGCACGTGGGGCTGGGCACGTTTCGTCCTGTAGAGGCAGAGGATATTACCACGCATAAAATGCACCATGAATCCTTTGAGGTAACTGAAGACACAATTGAACTAATTAAAGCAACCAAAGCTAATGGCGGTAGGGTAATCGCAGTAGGTACAACCGTAGTTCGCGCCATTGAGTCTAGCAACCTCCAGCCCTTTAAAGGCAAAACTAATTTAATGATCTATCCCGGCTACGAATGGAAGGTACTGGATGGCTTAATTACGAATTTCCACCTGCCCAAATCAACTTTGATGATGATGGTGGCATCGTTCCTAGGTGAATCTGGACGAGAACATTTGTTGCAGCTCTATCAAGAAGCGATCGCTCAAGAATACCGTTTTTATTCCTTCGGAGATGCCATGCTAATCTGGAGAGGAAATAATCCCACACCCCCTATCCCGTAAGGATTAAGCATTAACCCCACACCCCCTATCCCGTATCCCATAAACCCTAACCCCTAAAAATCATGATCTCTACCACTGATATAGAATCTCTGATCGCTGCTGCCCTCCCTGGAGCTAAAGTACAAGTGCAAGACCCCAATCGCGACGGCCAGCATTTTAATGCGATCGTAATTGCCGAGCAGTTTAGCGGCTTAACCACAATTAAACAACACAGGTTAGTCAATGATGCCTTAAAAGCATACCTCGATAGCGGGGCAATCCATGCCCTCCAACTCAAAACCTACAGCCCCGAACAGTGGCAAAACTTCTCCGTACAAATTAGCTAAGAGTTGGCTAATTGATGTCACGCAGAACTATAATCTCTTTTGACTTGCGAGTATCTTCAATGTATTCCTCGCTCTAGTTCTGTCGAGGCACAATCTACATGAGCAATCCCGATCGCTTGACTGGATCTAGCATCTCCTCAAAGCTCGATTTCCCAACCAAGCTTGCCTACGGTGCAGGCGATCTGGGCGCAGCAATGACCGCCAACCTGCTGTCGTTCTTTCTACTATTCTTTTTCACCAATGTAGCAGGCTTAGATCCGGGCTTAGCAGGGCTTATCTTGCTGATTGGCAAAGTGTGGGATGCCGTTAACGATCCGATTGTGGGCGTGCTCAGCGATCGCACCAAATCGCGTCAGGGCAGGCGGTTACCCTGGATGCTATATAGCGCTATTCCCTTTGGCATTTTCTTTTGGTTGCAGTGGTTGGTACCAACTACTGATAAGTGGGGGTTGTTCTGGTACTACGTAATTATTGCGATTCTGTTCAACACGTTCTATACCGCTGTTAACCTACCCTATACGGCTCTAACCGCAGAACTAACTCAGGATTACCACGAGCGCACCAGCCTTACCAGTTTCCGATTTACCTTCTCGATTGGTGGCAGCATTCTCTCTCTAGTACTGGCTAATATTATCTTTGCTGCCTTTAAATCCAATGCCGCGCAGTCATCCGGCAGTTGCAGCGCTGACAGCTTGCAATATCTAGTTCTGGGAGGAGTTTGCGCAGTAATCGCCGTGTTATCGATCTATTGGTGCGTGTGGGGCATCCGCGATCGCGCTCTCATGGCAGAGCGCCAGCGCCTGCACGCGCAAGCTTCAGAGCCTGTAGAGGAGATGAGCTTTGCTCGGCAGTTGAGCGTTGTATTTAGCAATCGTCCTTTTTTATACGTAATTGGGATTTATTTCTGTTCCTGGCTGGCCGTACAAATCACAGCATCGATTATTCCCTACTATGTTGTGAATTATATGGGACTGACGGAAACGGATTTCATCCAAGTGACTATTGCCGTTCAAGGCACAGCTCTGGCGATGTTATACGTATGGAGCGCGCTGAGTAAGAAATTTGGGAAGAAGGCTATCTACTTTGCCGGTATGGGCTTTTGGATTATCGCGCAAGCCGGTTTATTCTTTCTCAAGCCCGGTCAGATCGGCTTAATGTACGTTCTTGCCGTCCTGGCTGGATTTGGGGTTTCAACTGCCTACCTAATTCCCTGGTCAATGGTACCGGATGTGACGGAATTGGACGAATTGCAAACGGGTCAGCGACGGGAAGGCATATTTTATGCTTTTATGGTGCTATTGCAAAAAATGGGACTGGCGGTTGGATTATTTCTACTAGGTGTTGGGCTTTCCTGGTCGGGATTTCAAGAAAGATTGCCCTGTCAGCCCGCACCTACCCAACCCCCTTCTGCTTTACAAGCAATTCTAATTGCGATCGGGCCTTTGCCAACTGCCACTTTGATTTGCAGTTTAGTCCTGGCTTACTTTTATCCAATTACTCGTGAGTACCATGCCGAGATTCTCTATCGATTGAACGAACGGAGGAATGCTCGGAACTAGTGGCGGTGATATTCCCTTTGGCGCTTGGCTTCGTATAGCAAGAGCGATGCCGCGATCGCCACGTTCAAAGACTCCACATCTGGACTCAGCGGGATCTTTACCGCTACATCCGCAATGGCAACCATTTCCTTGGATAAGCCATTACCTTCATTTCCCAACAGAATTAAACTCGGTTGGGTAAAATCGAAATCCCAATAAGAGATCCTGGCATCGGATAGGGTGGCGATCGCTACACCACCAGTATTTTGCCAAGCGCGAACGGCATCCGGCAAATTATCTACTGTTTGTCTGGGACATCGGAACCACTGCCCCGCTGTGGCTCGGATAATTTTAGGGTTAGTGGCATCAACGCTATCTTGACTGACTAGAATTCCATCGACACCCACCGCCACCGCCGATCGGATAATTGCGCCCATATTCCCTGGATCTTGAAGCGATTCCAGCGCTAAACCCAAACTCGCAATCTCAATCGACTTATTCTCAGGTAGCGGTGCTGCTGCCACCACACCATCAGGATTAACCGTCGTCGCGATCGCTTCTATTACGTTCTGGCCTACAAGCTCCACTCGACTCGCGATCGCCCGCTCTCGCAAAAAAATTTGGGAATGAGATTCCGCCCACGCTTCCGTACAGCAAATGGTATCCAGGGGATATTGGGTAGCGATCGCCTCCATGAGAGCATGAGTACCTTCAAGCAGAAAGAGATTTTGCTTGCGTCTTTCCTTGGCACTTTTGCCAAGTTGGCGCAATTGTTTAATTAAGGGATTATTGGTACTGGTCAGCAATGACAAATTTATGATGTTTTAACGATTATAACCACTTTATTCATTAAGTTTTTTAACTCTGCTGGTATTGGCGATCGCCTGAACTGATATACTTTAAGCCATTCGTCGGTTTTGATGGGGAACAGCCATCAGAAGTAATGGGGAAAGTACGGTGCAAGGCCGACACTGTCCCGCAACTGTAATGAGAGTTATATTACTCTCTAAGTCAGAATGCCCGCCGATGTATCAGGTTAGATCGAGTTAGAGCAAATTAGATTAGTTCATCTGCGAGGTACAGCATGAAAAGCTCAATCCAAGTTTCACCATGGCGACGCACTGAGAGGTTAGTTTTATCAGTGCCAACCCAGTCAATTCTCTACATTCTGCTCTGGTCGCTGATTATTTGGATGGTCTATTTCAGTACTTATCCGGCAGTACACGATAAAGTTCATTCCCTCAGACATCACACGCTTGGCGTTAGTTGTCATTGAAATCTTTGGTTACTGTAAAAATCCATTTAGGGGCAGGTTTTAGACCAAAACCACCAATATAGCTATAGCCAATAGGCTCAGGATGGTGTGCAGGGGTGGAACCCCTGCGTGGGGGCTTAGCCTCCACACTCGCGATAATAAACGATCCGTCTACGGCTATAAGAGTAAAAACTTCTCGCTAAACCTGCCCTTACCCAGCCTTTATAGGAGTTTCCAATCGTGTTCCCCAAATTTAAATGGTCTGCACTCGTAGGCTTAGCTTGTGCTGTCGGTATTCTATCCCACGCGATCGCTGGATTGTCTCTGTCGCCCTCAGCTTCGGTACAGTTGGTCGCGGAGCCACCGATCGCTCGAGCCTATCCTCTAGAAGCAGAAGCGACAGAATATTTAGGATCGGGGCAGTATCAACCACCCATCCGGCTAAAGTTGCGCGCGCAGGATGCATCGGGCAAGTCATTACAGGACGCTCGGTTCCATCTGCAAATATTGACCCCCGCTCCTACCCCCTGGTTTACTACAGATTTTCCTGTGGTGGAAGGCACCAAGCTGTTGGACATTGAAGGAGATGCTCCTACGGGTGAGTTGCAGATGCAGCAAGTGTTTCCCATCCGTGGCAACTATCAGTTGCGAGTCAGCGTCACGCCAAAACTTACCAATGCTTTCGCGCCAATTACGCAGAACTTGGAACTGGCAGTTCCTGAAAATCCTTTGAAGTGGCAATACTTCCCATTTGTTTTAGGAGCGCTACTAGCGATTGGTTGCTTTGGTGGTTGGATTATCGGAGGCCGCCAGGTAATTCAGGCAGGAGAAATTGCACCGCGTCGAGTAAGGCTGCTTTTGAGTGGCGCGACTGTCTTAGCGATCGCGGCTTTGCTGTTCTTTAATGTAAGTGCTGAGTTGGCTGGAGTCCGCACGCACATCGCAGAAGAAGCACGTAGCAACTCAAATACCTCTAGCATAAGCCAGTCACAGGGGGTAAAACTGGAGCTGGTTGGGGATAGTGGTGCCGAGGTTGGACGTGCTGCATCATTTCAAGCAAAACTGACCGATAGCAAAACCAATCGCCCCCTCAACGATGCCATCTTGTCAATTAAAACAACGCAGCTAGAAAATAACTGGGTAGCATTTGCTTATCAGGGGATACCGAATGCTCAAGGATTGCTGGCATGGCAAGAGCAATTTTTTGATGGCGCTCCCCATAAAATCGAGGTCAAGGCATCGCCCCAACCTCATAGCAAGCAGCAATTCCCACCCCTCGAAGTCGCTCGGGAAATTGATGTGGAGGCGATCGCGCCACCAATGTCAGTGCGATTAATTGGATTGCTCTCCTTTACAGGGGTTTTAACAGTTGGCCTGGTAGTTGGATTGTGGCTGCGACGCAGCCGCTGGCAAGAAACCTAACCCTAAAGCTCAAGGTTCCAGGATCATATTCCATTCGCGGCGATCGCCATTCCAAACGAGAGAATTCGTTTGACCAACTACATGCGGCCCCCAGTAAAGTCGGGAACCATCAGTAGCAAAAGCGAACATAATATCACCTTGAGCTACCTCGATCTGCCCATTCGGTAAGGATAGGAGTAACCCTTCTGCGCCTCCTTCACTGGGAGCAAAATCCCAATTGACTGGCTCCACCCCATCCCAACTCGCGCGATCGCGTTTGCCAGACAGCAGAACAATTCTCACGGAATGCTCGGTACGGTTGCCAACCCGTAAAGCCCCCTGCTGCTTCCCTGGAATCCTGGCGGGGCGGGGTGATGTAGTTGGTAATGGTGGCACGGTTACGGGGAGGGGACTAGTTATTTCTCTCACAGTCGGCGGATTCAGTTTTTGCCAGAGACCTACGCCCACCAAAGAAATAACCATCCCTAAGATCAGTGGATAAGCCTGCTTAGCGTCGATGAACTGCATTGAATGACATATTCAAAAGTTATACTCCTATTCTATTTTGGGAATGAAGATTCGGGGCACAGAATTTTCTATATCTGAGTCTCTGCATCTGCTTTACTTAACTTTCTTGCGCCCATCCTCATCATAATAGTCTGGCTTGATTGTTTCCCTAGCTCTAGCAATAGCCAGGGCATTATCCTCCACATTAGTGGTAACTACTGAGCCAGATGCAATGTTAACGTTTTTACCAATCTGAATTGGCGCTACCAAAACGGAGTTGGCACCAGTTTTGCTGCGATCGCCTATCACTGTAGGATGCTTATTAAAACCGTCATAGTTTGCGGTAACCGTTCCCGCACCGATGTTGACCCGATTCCCCAGCGTGGCATCGCCCAGATAACTGAGATGAGCGGCGTTAGTATTCTCTCCCATTCGCGTCTTTTTCAGCTCGACAAAATTGCCAACCCGACAGCGATCCCCCACGATTGACTCTTTACTGATGTGAGTGTAGGGGCCAACGCGACAACCTGCGCCAATCTGGCTATCTTCTACAGTGGCATAGAGAACGCGACAGTTCTCTGCAATAGTACTATTTTCGATTAAACTGCCAGGGCCAATTACCGATCCCGACTTGATTTTGGTATAGCCGCGCAGATGAGTTTGCGGCTCGATAATCACGTTTGGCTCTAGTTCTACCGTGTCGTCGATTGTAATCGTGTCAGGCAAATTCATCGTCACGCCCAACCGCATCCATTTATCGCGAATACGGCTCTGAAGTACCTCATAGGCGTGGGCAAGTTGCACGCGGCTGTTGATCCCGAAGCTCTCTTCATAATCTTCCACATCTTGAGCAAAGACAGGAGAGAGATAATTGAAAACTTCGGTGAGATAGTACTCTTTTTGATCGTTGTTATTAGAAAGTTTGGGTAAAATCTCAGCCAGTTCTGGCCATTTAAAGCAATACACGCCCGCACTCACGCGCTGATTCTGTCGTTGCGCGTCGGTACAGTCGCGGTGTTCGATAATGCATTCGATCTGATTGTTCCGATCGCAAAAAACCCGTCCATAGCCGGTGGGATCGGGTAATAAAGCAGTGAGGACGGTAGCAGCAGCATGGCGATCGCGATGGGTTGCTACTAAATCCGCAATAGTTTGGGTTGTCAGTAGTGGTGTATCGCCAGTTAAAACTACCAGATCTCCCGTGAAACCTTGTAATGGCTCCAGTAATTGCTGAATCGCGTGCCCTGTCCCCAGTTGCTCCGCCTGTTCTACAAACTCTAAACCTGGTTCTGCTGCCAGTGCCTCTCGCACCAAAGCTTGGCCGTAACCTACAATTATCAACCGCCGTTTGGGTGATAGGGCGGTAGCCGCATCTAAGACCCGCTTTACCAGCGATCGCCCGCCCAACTCGTGTACCACCTTGGGCAGATCGGACTTCATACGAGTACCTTTGCCCGCTGCCAAAATTGCCACTGCTAACATGGAGTTACCCTTATTTTCATTCACCAAATTTCCTGGTATTGGGGAAATTACCCCACGTAATAAAACAAACTTTTTTATTATTGCATCGAATGAAGCTTCAGATATTTTGCCGCACCGTAGCAAAACTGTTGCGGCGATTGCGGCGATCGCCTGTAACTTCATCGATAGTTTCTGATGTAATATAGCAATTCTCTATTTTCCTGCTGACTGCTGAAAGCTAAAAGCTGACCGCCACCATATTACCTATGCCAGCAAAGCTACTTCTTACTTCCTTTGACACCTGGAAAGCCCACCATATCTCGAATGCGTCCGACGATCTGCTAGGGCTAGCGCTACAACAAGATTTACCGCACGATCGCCTGCACCTGCTCCGCAAAATTCCTGTCGATTTTCAAATAGCTCCCGCTCGGGTAATTGCTGCGATCGCTGAAATACAACCGCAAGCCGTAATTTGTTGCGGAATGGCAGAAAAGCGATCGCATCTGATGGTGGAGTCAACCGGGGCTAAGCTCGATTCTGTAACGGGTAACCCACTAGAAAAATTCTCCACTCAGGTTGATTTAGACCAACTAGTCGATAACTTAAGCGTGACAGCAATTAGCCACAATGCAGGCAAGTTTGTCTGCAACGCCCTGTACCACTCTGTCCTCAAGTATCTACACGAACATAGCCCCACCACCAACTGCATTTTTGTCCACGTACCCGTCCTCACCCGTACCAATTGTCAACCGATCTTGACAGACTTCATGGCGATTTTGCGGGCATTTTTGTGAAGATAGGTTAAAATGTGAAAAGAAAATGAGAACACTAGACTTTAAAATATCCCCGTGACGTATTTACTAAAGCCAGACGGCTTTTCTCCTCCTGATCGCTTAGTTAAAACCGAGCACTTTCAGATCTTAACCACCACATTTCTGACAGTATTTCTAGCTGAGATCGGCGATAAGACTCAACTAACAACTTTGACAATCGCCGCTTCATCGCGATCGCCTGCGATCGTATTTCTGGGTGCGGCGTTGGCACTAGTCACCACTAGTTTTCTGGGCGTAGTCGCGGGCAAGTGGTTATCTAAGAAAGTATCGCCCAATTTACTCAACACCATGACTGGCCTGAGTTTTTTATTGCTTGCCATAAGTTTAGTCTGGGATGCGATTCTGTAGCTTGTAGCCTTTAGCAGTTAGCCTTTTAAAGTTTCATTCCGCAAGCATTTTGATAATCTCAACCTGTCCCCACACGCGACGATCGATGAAAAATTTATTGGAGGAATCGATTTGAATTATGGATTGGCAATTACTAGCTTTGAGTTTCGGTACTATTTTTGTCTCGGAGTTAGGTGATAAAAGCCAGCTTGCTACGCTCAGTTTGAGCGGTAACTCGAAGGCTCCCCGCCGCTATATCTTTCTAGGTTCAGCTTTAGCACTATTAGCAGCGAGTTTAATTGGAGTGCTGCTAGGCGGTCAGGTATCGCAGTTTTTACCAACTAGACTGCTCAAAGCGATCGCTGCGTTCGTATTCGCGATCGTGGCGATTCGCCTTCTATCTTCCCACCCAGAAACATAGGCGAAAGCTCTGCTATTGGTATGGATTGCTATCTCCAACTTCCATCAACAAAGCGATTGGCTTTGCCATCCCAGCTATAGCAGTTTTCAGATCGGAGGTGAGTAGGGAGTTTGGGGGCGTTGCCCCCAAGAAGGGGAGGCAGGGCGGTCTTGGGGGTTCCCCGCTAGAGCCACTGCCGTGTTCTACCCCTTCACCCCGTTCGATCTGTCGTGTTTACTGTTCAAATTGGGATAACAATTACTTTTTGCGTTCGTAATAAACTGGAGAACCTTCATTGGGCACAAAATAACAAGTCTTGGCAGATTTGAATAAAGTTTTCCAAATCGGTTCGGTGGATTTACGATAATACTCACCTAAAATGGGCTTAATAGCTTCAGTAGCAGTTAAAAGGTGATAGTGGGGCATATTCAAAAAGATATGATGAGCTACATGGGTACCGATGTTGTGATGAATGGGGTTAATAAACCCATAATCGCGATCGACAGTTGACAATGCACCTTTAAGAAAATACCAGTCATTCCCACGATACCAAGGAATCTCTTCTACTGTGTGATGGAGATATGTTACCAAATCTAGCCAGACAACAAATACTAGATAGGGCATTACATAATATTTAAAAAGGAAAAGAAACCCAAATTTAAAGGTTAAAACACCTAAAAAAGTAACCATTAAACCCCAACATACTGTACTGGCGATCGCATCCCATTTTTCTGAAGGGCGGAATAAAGGACTGCTGGGAAGGAAATGAGAACCAGTTTTTCCGGGAGACCTTTTAAACAAATATACTGGATAAGCGAGTAAAAATAGCTTGTAACGTAAGAATTTCTCAATTCCTGTCATTGCATTGTATTGAGATTCCGAAACAGGATACCAACTTTCATCCGTGTCAATATTACCCGTGTTAGCGTGGTGGGTGCGGTGACTGATACGCCAACCATGATAGGGGACAAGAATGGGGGTATGGCATAAATGACCAATCAGATTATTCAGCCATTTTATCTTAGAAAAAGAACTGTGACCGCAATCATGACCAACTACAAATAACGCCCAGAACATAGTTCCTTGCATGAGCCAGAAAAGGGGGAAAAACCACCAGGAATCAAGAGAATAGGCGATCGCATATAAACCCGCAATAATACTAATATCTAAAAAAAAGTAAAATAGCGATCTGCCGATCGAAGGTTCAAAACAATAAGCGGGAATAACATTCTTCAAATCTTGGAGGGTAAAAGAGAGTTCTTTTTCACCAAAAACTTGCTCTTCCAGTTGATGGGGATTAATATTTAATTGCACGAAATAACCTAAATTCACAAAAATTTACAAGCCCTCGTCATTTTAACCTTATTTGCGTCATTCGAGGTGAGGTTAAGCAAATAATTTTCAGAATCAATATTCAACCTCATTTTCGTCTGATTTCATTAAATATTGAGTATATTAGGCTATAATGGTCGTTTATTTGAGCGGGCGAAAACCTCAATGCGGGATGGAAAAAATAGTGAAATTATCGCCTTGATGGAAAATTGCCGCCGCCCATACTACCTACAGCGAAACAGAACACACCGCAGGCAAAATCGTAATTACTCTATAATTAAATAACGTTACCTTTATCAACACATCAAGCTTGGAACTTAAAATAACTAACTTTCTGCGTATTCTCTCAATTTTTGAAGAGTTTTATCTGAATATTTGTTAACCTTGCTCTTTACCCCTATACTTATTTCCCTGTGATAAATTGGGTTCCCTTTTAATCCCAGATGCTTAACCATTTTTACAACATCGTTCAATCGAACGTTTAGCTTTTCTGCTAGTTGGCTACAGGTATAAATGTAGTACTCTTCCATAGGAACTTGAATCCCACCCAAAGCAAGATCGGCAGCGTCAAGATCTGTTGTTATCCTAAGGGATGCATCTTCGGCAGCACCGTTGAGAATAGCATCAAATTGCTTAGATATCAAAACAATACTTTTCTCCAAGCGAGAAATTTTTGATGTCACTCTATCATCAATGACTTCCGAAAGAATTTCTCTCAATCTATGTTCAGCTATTTCCATCCCATTACTGGCTTGACGGTTGAGCTTTGCCTGGCTCAATGGTGTCACTTTACCAAAATCCGATTGCATATTAGTATCTCTTATGTTCACGCAGTTTCTAAAAATTGAAATTTCTCTTTCAGACGATCCCTTGCACAACCTTGAGTAGTATTTGCAATTATTTCAAGCTCGTCACGAGATAAATAAGCTCCAAGTGCTTCCTCTAAAATCTCCATTAACTTTTCTTGACTGATAAAAACTCGATTATTAGCTAGGTAATCGCTCAAATGTTGTCCAAAGTCTAATCCGGCTTCGACATCACACCCTGCCTCATCTTCAATCTGAACAGCCCAATTTAAGAATTCAGTATTAAAATTTATACTCATAACGTTTTGTCGTCCTTCCTCAATATAGACAAAATTAATTTTGCTGCCATTTACTTAGTATTTTGCTTGCCTCATCTCTTGAAAGCTCAAAATAGATGAGATTTTGCTTGTTGCGATCGCCGCCAAAGCTAACCATGTTCTGTTTTATATAGAAATTCTCTGCTCTTGGTAAAGCGTGTAAACCAACTCTACCTTTCGCTCATCTAGGTA comes from Pseudanabaena sp. PCC 6802 and encodes:
- a CDS encoding BolA family protein yields the protein MISTTDIESLIAAALPGAKVQVQDPNRDGQHFNAIVIAEQFSGLTTIKQHRLVNDALKAYLDSGAIHALQLKTYSPEQWQNFSVQIS
- a CDS encoding MFS transporter; amino-acid sequence: MSNPDRLTGSSISSKLDFPTKLAYGAGDLGAAMTANLLSFFLLFFFTNVAGLDPGLAGLILLIGKVWDAVNDPIVGVLSDRTKSRQGRRLPWMLYSAIPFGIFFWLQWLVPTTDKWGLFWYYVIIAILFNTFYTAVNLPYTALTAELTQDYHERTSLTSFRFTFSIGGSILSLVLANIIFAAFKSNAAQSSGSCSADSLQYLVLGGVCAVIAVLSIYWCVWGIRDRALMAERQRLHAQASEPVEEMSFARQLSVVFSNRPFLYVIGIYFCSWLAVQITASIIPYYVVNYMGLTETDFIQVTIAVQGTALAMLYVWSALSKKFGKKAIYFAGMGFWIIAQAGLFFLKPGQIGLMYVLAVLAGFGVSTAYLIPWSMVPDVTELDELQTGQRREGIFYAFMVLLQKMGLAVGLFLLGVGLSWSGFQERLPCQPAPTQPPSALQAILIAIGPLPTATLICSLVLAYFYPITREYHAEILYRLNERRNARN
- a CDS encoding TrmH family RNA methyltransferase; translated protein: MLTSTNNPLIKQLRQLGKSAKERRKQNLFLLEGTHALMEAIATQYPLDTICCTEAWAESHSQIFLRERAIASRVELVGQNVIEAIATTVNPDGVVAAAPLPENKSIEIASLGLALESLQDPGNMGAIIRSAVAVGVDGILVSQDSVDATNPKIIRATAGQWFRCPRQTVDNLPDAVRAWQNTGGVAIATLSDARISYWDFDFTQPSLILLGNEGNGLSKEMVAIADVAVKIPLSPDVESLNVAIAASLLLYEAKRQREYHRH
- a CDS encoding CbtB domain-containing protein, whose translation is MKSSIQVSPWRRTERLVLSVPTQSILYILLWSLIIWMVYFSTYPAVHDKVHSLRHHTLGVSCH
- the glmU gene encoding bifunctional UDP-N-acetylglucosamine diphosphorylase/glucosamine-1-phosphate N-acetyltransferase GlmU codes for the protein MLAVAILAAGKGTRMKSDLPKVVHELGGRSLVKRVLDAATALSPKRRLIIVGYGQALVREALAAEPGLEFVEQAEQLGTGHAIQQLLEPLQGFTGDLVVLTGDTPLLTTQTIADLVATHRDRHAAATVLTALLPDPTGYGRVFCDRNNQIECIIEHRDCTDAQRQNQRVSAGVYCFKWPELAEILPKLSNNNDQKEYYLTEVFNYLSPVFAQDVEDYEESFGINSRVQLAHAYEVLQSRIRDKWMRLGVTMNLPDTITIDDTVELEPNVIIEPQTHLRGYTKIKSGSVIGPGSLIENSTIAENCRVLYATVEDSQIGAGCRVGPYTHISKESIVGDRCRVGNFVELKKTRMGENTNAAHLSYLGDATLGNRVNIGAGTVTANYDGFNKHPTVIGDRSKTGANSVLVAPIQIGKNVNIASGSVVTTNVEDNALAIARARETIKPDYYDEDGRKKVK
- a CDS encoding TMEM165/GDT1 family protein; translation: MTYLLKPDGFSPPDRLVKTEHFQILTTTFLTVFLAEIGDKTQLTTLTIAASSRSPAIVFLGAALALVTTSFLGVVAGKWLSKKVSPNLLNTMTGLSFLLLAISLVWDAIL
- a CDS encoding TMEM165/GDT1 family protein codes for the protein MDWQLLALSFGTIFVSELGDKSQLATLSLSGNSKAPRRYIFLGSALALLAASLIGVLLGGQVSQFLPTRLLKAIAAFVFAIVAIRLLSSHPET
- a CDS encoding fatty acid desaturase; translation: MQLNINPHQLEEQVFGEKELSFTLQDLKNVIPAYCFEPSIGRSLFYFFLDISIIAGLYAIAYSLDSWWFFPLFWLMQGTMFWALFVVGHDCGHSSFSKIKWLNNLIGHLCHTPILVPYHGWRISHRTHHANTGNIDTDESWYPVSESQYNAMTGIEKFLRYKLFLLAYPVYLFKRSPGKTGSHFLPSSPLFRPSEKWDAIASTVCWGLMVTFLGVLTFKFGFLFLFKYYVMPYLVFVVWLDLVTYLHHTVEEIPWYRGNDWYFLKGALSTVDRDYGFINPIHHNIGTHVAHHIFLNMPHYHLLTATEAIKPILGEYYRKSTEPIWKTLFKSAKTCYFVPNEGSPVYYERKK